ATATCGTTTTGTCGTTTGCGTAGACTCTCCACACCCTGCAAGTAGGAGAAGCGCGGAAAATGCCAATACGAATTTTTTCATAGCTTTGATTTGCTCTATAGTGGGGTGGCTTCCGATTGTATCAGTTGTTGAGCAGCATCTTTCTCGATGATCCTTCGGAGTGCCAAATCGGTAACAGCTGTTGCGATGGTAGAATGATACCTTGGCCAAAGGTGATCGGTTGTCCAAGCATGATTGATACCGAGGAGACGACCTTGTGAATCGATCAAAGGCCCGCCGCTGTCGCCTTTCACCATGGGGGCGTTGTGTTCGATCTCGATAAAGGAATCAATACCCGTCTCCTGTGGTGTGATCCCGACGACGCGCCCGGCGGAGTTTCCCCAACGGTGACCTCCCAAGATCACCATCGAATCCGGCTGAGGGAGAGCTTCTGCCAGCATGCAGAATTGTGATGGCTGGGCTTCGATATGAAGCAGCGCTACATCTGCCTTTTCCATCGTCCAGACAACCCGGGCTTTTCCGAAATAAGGATCTGCCCTGGACTTGCTAACCAGCCAAACTGGGTGCCCGCCACCAACATTGTGCGCCGCAGTCAGAAAGTAACCATCGGAAGAGATAGCAACTGCCGAGCCAAGGTTGAACTCCGTTTCAGAAGCCGAAACACGTTTCGGTTTTAATCGCAGTCTTCCGTCCTCCGAGTAGCTGACTTCGGAAATCTCCAGCCCGATAATCACATCAGCCATCCTGGAATTTAAGAACACATCGACTGGTTCTCCATCTACTTCAGACACCTCCGCACGCGCCAGAGAGTTTGACTTCGCCTTAGGGCCAACCTCCGACCATGTAGCACATCCACAAAGAGAGGCTAGCACAAATGACACTTTAATAAGGAGCGATTTCATTGATCTAGTGACTTACTGGTCTGAGCTGATACGCCATCAGAGTGGATAAGGTCTAAATCTTCCCATCCATGACCAGAATTACCTGATGATGGTGAAACGGAAGATCATTCATAAACTAAAGAAAGCTACGGTAAACTCAAGCTCGGGTCATGAATTGGAAATGATGACTTGTTCGACAATTTAGTGTTTGGATCCGTCAATACTCTCCGGAACGTCTCCATAAGTTATTCCGTGCTCCAGATAAAACTTGAGTAACGTCAGCGCCTCTCCCCATCCGCCCGCACAAATCAAAGAGACTCGAATATCTTTTTCACTCCACGTATAACCACTCTCTTCCAGCTCAACTAGAGTGCCTGTGCCATGAGGGGTTAAGACGAAATTGGCAATCGTGCGATTTCCGTCCTCAGCAGTTTGCCACTCCAGACCAAATTTGCGATTATGTTCGGCATGAATGATCCGGCCATTCTGAGAGACCGTTTCTCGACCTCCGCCGAAGTTCTCCCAGTAGAAATCGTAGGACATCTCCTCCAAATGAATTGTCGCTTTAGTCGTAAACCAGTCATCCCAACCAGACCCCGTTGCAATAGCTCTGTAAACCTTATCGGGGGATGCCGCGATGAAGGTCTGATATTTGATTGAAGGTATGTGCTCCATTTTTTAGCGTACGTTTGTGCGTGGCAATATTTGGGTGCTTAACGATGAGTTCAGACGCGTAGAGTAGCTGCAGCTACTCGAAGTTGTGTCCATCGACTGGTTCTAAGCAATAAACCATTCGTTGCAAGCAGTGGCTCTAGCGATCTCCTTACCAGGTGTTTAGTGAAATAAACTTTGAGGCCTTGGTATCCAGCTGTCTGAGCCAAAAAGTGTTCTGTAATATTCAAGTTCTGATTCCGTTAAAAATTCAGCTAATTCATCTTTTACCTGATTTGATACTTTCTCTCTTTCTCCTTCGCTCATTAAAAAGGGAGCGGTTTTCGCATAGGCATCATTTAAAATATTCTTAACACTTCGAATTTTCGACTCATCAATAGTGGAATTTTCAGAGAGTGCGGCTACTGCCCAGTCTGCTCTTTCAGAAGGTGAGAATTCCCAGCTGAAAAGCATCTTCCCTCGCAATTGCTCAATTCCGTGGTTAATGATTAGTGAATCATAAAGAGACAGTATTTCTTCGTCGTTGAAAAGTTCTCCAAATCCAGCAAGGTCTTTCCTTTCGTCCATAGTCCGTGCAAGCTCAGCAGTAGCTGCGACATACTCCGCATATTTTTTCCCTTGTTCATGAGGTGTGCTACTTATTTCTACCATTGAGACCCCAGAGGCTTGAAATCTTGCAATCTCCGTTTTTAAGGCTTCATTCTCAGTTCGCAATCTGTTGCTCTCGGATATAGCTCTACGATAGTCTTCTAGAGCGAGAAAGGTATCGTCAGTTTTCGGAGTTACCTCTGCTTGGGAGGAATAATGGGCCTGTTCCCTCTCCAATTCGGTTTTGTCAGTCGAGATACCCACCTCCACGAGAATGGTTGTGAGCATTACTATGATTATTGCTAACAATACGCTATGAATGTGAGTTGTCGAAATTTTCATATTTTGTAGAATTTCCAAAGTGCGGCACGGCGTTAGCCGTTGCCATCATTACCTTGTTCGGCCTCATTGCTTTCTCATGTGAAGCGCGATACAGTTTCCCTCTGAATCTTCGAACTCTGCGACAAGCCCATAATCTCCAGTGTCGGTCTTGGGGTAGATAAGCTTTCCACCCGCATCAATGGCCCTTCGTATTGTGCCATCAATGTCTGAGGTTGAGAAGTAAAGCCGCGCTCCACGTCGAGAGGGCGTGTAGCTATCTCCCTTTGCCAAGGCACCTGTGGCCCCTTCTCTCATTGGCTCAGATGGAAACAGTGCCATATCGTTACCGTCGAGGCTCTTCCTTTCGAAGGTCAGACCAAACGTGCTTGAGTAAAATGCGATTGCCCGATTCATATCCTGAACAGGGATCTCGAAGTAGGATACAGGATTACTCATAAAGATCTTTTTGTTTAGGAATTCGTTACTTTCCTTCTGAGAGAGTAATTGAGCTATCGATTAATTTTACCATTCTCAGCTCACTCCGCCTTGTTCGCATCGATTTTGTGTTCGGTTTTGATTCTAGATAAAGGATAGCTCAATCTGGCATTTCATTTTATTCTGCTAACAGTATTTTTTTAAGTGACGAAAACGTTGTTTAACAAAAACTGGAAATGCGAGTGTATTGAGGCATAAGCTTGTATTTTGCAGGTAGAGAAGTTTTTAATGTGGCAGCACTTGTTGCCTCGGAGAAAGTACTTTATGGGGGACTTTCGGCAAATGTGACAAGCTTAAAATGTGTAAACTTGTTCACGTTGTATGAAAGCGGCGAGGTAGCGTAAGTGCTGAATGAATCGTTGTTTGGAGGTGAATCCAGGTCTGAGCTGAAGAACCTATAGGCTCAGTGTTCTCTGTGCTTCTGTGGCTAAATAACTGTACTTGATGATAAACGTCGGTTTGTCTTCCCGCACACTAACTCACAGCTGTACTTTGCG
The Rubellicoccus peritrichatus DNA segment above includes these coding regions:
- a CDS encoding VOC family protein encodes the protein MSNPVSYFEIPVQDMNRAIAFYSSTFGLTFERKSLDGNDMALFPSEPMREGATGALAKGDSYTPSRRGARLYFSTSDIDGTIRRAIDAGGKLIYPKTDTGDYGLVAEFEDSEGNCIALHMRKQ
- a CDS encoding serine protease, with translation MKSLLIKVSFVLASLCGCATWSEVGPKAKSNSLARAEVSEVDGEPVDVFLNSRMADVIIGLEISEVSYSEDGRLRLKPKRVSASETEFNLGSAVAISSDGYFLTAAHNVGGGHPVWLVSKSRADPYFGKARVVWTMEKADVALLHIEAQPSQFCMLAEALPQPDSMVILGGHRWGNSAGRVVGITPQETGIDSFIEIEHNAPMVKGDSGGPLIDSQGRLLGINHAWTTDHLWPRYHSTIATAVTDLALRRIIEKDAAQQLIQSEATPL
- a CDS encoding SRPBCC domain-containing protein, whose protein sequence is MEHIPSIKYQTFIAASPDKVYRAIATGSGWDDWFTTKATIHLEEMSYDFYWENFGGGRETVSQNGRIIHAEHNRKFGLEWQTAEDGNRTIANFVLTPHGTGTLVELEESGYTWSEKDIRVSLICAGGWGEALTLLKFYLEHGITYGDVPESIDGSKH